ATCTTCTGCGAACCATTCTCCGTAAGAGTTTTCGGTTTCATGAAGTTTAAGGTAGGCCAGAGAAACCTCAGCCGGAAGTTTTGATTTTATTTTTGCAGCGATGGCATACAGCATATTTTCACAGGTAGGCTGAAAACTGCAGTAGATCACTTTATGACCTTTCTGCTCCAGATCTTCGCCCAATTCTTTATGCGGAGACAGGGCATTCACCAAAACAGCATGGTCCCATACATCTACAATTTCAGATTTTACGATACTTTTGATATCCCCAAAATCTACTACCATCCCGTTTTTGGGATCTTCCAAGTCATTGATGGGCCTCCCTTTCACCGTTACAAACAGCTTATAGGAATGTCCGTGCATATTTTTACATTTCCCGTCATAGTTGTACAGCACATGAGCGGTTTCGAATGTAAAAATTTTCGTAATACGTATCATAATAAGTCTTTCAATTTTAATTTACTGGTTTTTATATTTTTTTAACTGCAAAAAATACAGCAGAACTGAATATCGTTCATGAAATAAAAACCAGTAAAATGAATTTACAAATTTAAGATAAAAAGAGGAACAAATAAAATGCCTGAAAGATTGGGGAGAAATTATTATTTTGTATTTGGGGAACAGAACGTTTTTATTTTTATCAGCCATACGAAAGGAATCGTGCGAGAGCGGGGGCTACTCAGAAACGAAACATACAAAGAAAAGAAGCTAACTTTTAAGAGTTGGTTTTATTATTATACTCAAAGTCTAATCGAACCTCATTGAAGAAGGAGATTTAATAATGACATAGTATTTATCATTTTTAGCAATTTTTGAAAATCTTTTTCTATATTTTTTTTTATCTAAATTAAATATGTTAATGATAACATATTCTTGGTTTAAATAAACTTTGGGCAAGTTGACAAGATATTTTGAAACAAATACTTTATTAGGTATAATCGCTTCAAAACCTATATTTATATTTTGCGATGAAGTATTTAATAAACTTGTATAAAAATTGTCGCTTATATCAACTGATCCAACAGTATATTTAAATTCAATCTTTTCTGTAGATGGAGGAATGTTTATATAAAAATTATTTACCGTTAAACATGGTTCTTCATCAATCATGATTAATATATTTAATTTTTTACATTGAGAATAATATGTCGTCAATATAAAGGAGCAAGCTAAAATTAATACTTTTTTTACTATACTATTTTGCATTTCTATTCAATATGTTTTTTATTACGGGAACAGTCAATTTCATTCTAAAAGATCCATCTCTATTATATACTGCCGCACCAACAGATCTGTTATCTTTATAGCTCCCATCACTATTTTTTGTAATATTTGATGAATTACCAATCTCTAATCTACCAGCAATTATATTTGTTTGATAAGTTGAAAATGCTACATCATCAACACCTCGAGTTGGAGTTAAAGCATTTAAAGGATAAAAAGTTCCGCCTGTACCTTCAATAATACCTGTACTATGAGAATGTATACTTGTTGTCGGAACGCCTTGCAAAAGACTATTAAACTTAATATTTGTACTTGCCGTAGCCATTGCTCCATCTGCGGAGATTGTTGGCGCTGGTCCTGTAGGAGATCTTAAAATATATCCAGTACTCCCAATAG
This region of Chryseobacterium vaccae genomic DNA includes:
- a CDS encoding 6-pyruvoyl trahydropterin synthase family protein, which encodes MIRITKIFTFETAHVLYNYDGKCKNMHGHSYKLFVTVKGRPINDLEDPKNGMVVDFGDIKSIVKSEIVDVWDHAVLVNALSPHKELGEDLEQKGHKVIYCSFQPTCENMLYAIAAKIKSKLPAEVSLAYLKLHETENSYGEWFAEDNK